A part of Halodesulfovibrio marinisediminis DSM 17456 genomic DNA contains:
- a CDS encoding recombinase family protein, with protein sequence MNKTIAYIRVSTAKQDMDTQEFEILRYSQRNKIQIDTWIKLKISSRKSLYDRGIENILETLSKGDTLITSEISRIGRSLSQVVYIIDKLINKGVNFIAIKQNMHLTSENNMTSKIQIGLFALMSELERDLLSERTKVGVQRARESGKVLGKPRNCRHSKLDSEIEKIQSLLEKNVSKSSIAKMLDVTPQAMHYFIKTRKLC encoded by the coding sequence ATGAATAAGACTATTGCATATATCAGGGTATCAACTGCAAAACAGGACATGGACACTCAAGAATTCGAAATACTCAGATATAGTCAGCGCAACAAAATTCAAATTGACACTTGGATTAAATTAAAAATTTCATCTCGCAAGTCATTATATGATAGAGGTATAGAGAATATTTTAGAAACACTTTCTAAAGGTGACACACTAATCACATCAGAAATTTCAAGAATAGGTAGATCACTCTCACAGGTAGTGTATATAATTGATAAACTTATTAACAAAGGTGTTAACTTCATTGCAATTAAACAGAATATGCATCTAACTTCAGAAAATAACATGACGTCTAAGATTCAGATAGGTCTCTTCGCATTAATGTCGGAATTAGAGAGAGATTTACTATCAGAAAGAACAAAAGTTGGTGTGCAACGTGCAAGAGAATCAGGTAAAGTTTTAGGGAAGCCACGTAATTGCCGTCACAGTAAATTAGATAGCGAAATAGAAAAAATACAGTCTCTTCTCGAAAAAAACGTATCTAAGTCTTCAATAGCAAAGATGCTTGATGTTACTCCGCAAGCAATGCATTACTTTATTAAAACAAGAAAGTTATGCTAA